The following are from one region of the Jeongeupia sp. USM3 genome:
- a CDS encoding TIGR03862 family flavoprotein → MASAANVAVIGGGPAGLMAAEQLAANGHRVAVYDAMPSLGRKFLLAGIGGMNITHSEPLPALLGRYFERRDALAPLIGAFGPDALRAWIAGLGIDTFVGSSGKVFPTEMKAAPLLRAWLARLRAAGVVFHTRHRWTGWNESGALCFDTPHGAIQVDADATVLALGGGSWARLGSDGAWAPWLRDAGADVAPLRPSNCGFDAGWSAVLAEKFAGAPIKNVSLTFTDASGNTETRRGEFVLTQTGIEGNLVYAFSARIRDAIADHGEALIHLDLLPEFTIDKVIAEVAHPRGSRSMASHLQSRLNLKGAKASLLRECTSKDDFADPGRLAGKIKALPVRLLAARPLDEAISSAGGVRFESLDTRLMLTAKPGVFCAGEMLDWEAPTGGYLLTACFATGRAAGLGAVDWLAAQSG, encoded by the coding sequence ATGGCGTCTGCAGCGAACGTTGCCGTGATCGGCGGCGGCCCGGCCGGGCTGATGGCCGCCGAACAACTGGCAGCAAACGGCCACCGCGTCGCGGTGTACGACGCGATGCCGTCGCTCGGCCGCAAGTTCCTGCTTGCCGGCATCGGCGGCATGAACATCACCCATTCGGAACCGCTGCCGGCCTTGCTGGGCCGTTACTTCGAGCGCCGCGACGCGCTCGCGCCGCTGATCGGAGCCTTCGGCCCCGACGCACTGCGCGCATGGATTGCCGGTCTGGGCATCGACACCTTCGTCGGCTCGAGCGGCAAGGTGTTTCCGACCGAGATGAAGGCCGCGCCGTTGCTGCGCGCCTGGCTGGCACGTCTGCGCGCCGCCGGCGTCGTCTTCCACACCCGCCACCGCTGGACCGGCTGGAACGAGTCCGGCGCGCTGTGCTTCGACACGCCGCACGGCGCGATTCAGGTCGATGCCGATGCGACCGTACTGGCGCTCGGCGGCGGCAGCTGGGCGCGGCTGGGGTCGGATGGCGCGTGGGCGCCGTGGCTGCGCGATGCCGGGGCCGACGTGGCGCCGCTGCGGCCGAGCAACTGCGGCTTCGACGCCGGCTGGAGCGCAGTGCTGGCGGAGAAATTTGCCGGTGCGCCGATCAAGAACGTCTCGCTGACGTTCACCGATGCGAGCGGAAACACCGAAACGCGCCGCGGCGAATTCGTGCTGACGCAGACCGGGATCGAAGGCAACCTCGTCTACGCGTTCTCGGCGCGCATCCGCGATGCGATCGCCGATCACGGCGAAGCGCTCATCCATCTCGACCTGTTGCCCGAATTCACGATCGACAAGGTCATCGCCGAGGTCGCGCACCCGCGCGGCTCGCGCTCGATGGCCAGCCATCTGCAGAGCCGGCTGAACCTGAAGGGCGCCAAGGCATCGCTGCTGCGCGAATGCACCAGCAAGGACGACTTCGCCGACCCAGGCAGGCTGGCGGGCAAGATCAAGGCGCTGCCGGTCCGGCTGCTGGCGGCAAGGCCGCTCGACGAGGCGATCAGCAGCGCCGGCGGCGTGCGCTTCGAATCGCTCGACACGCGGCTGATGCTCACGGCGAAACCGGGCGTGTTCTGCGCCGGCGAAATGCTCGACTGGGAGGCGCCGACCGGCGGTTATCTGCTGACCGCGTGCTTCGCCACCGGCCGCGCCGCGGGCTTGGGCGCCGTCGACTGGCTGGCCGCGCAAAGCGGCTGA
- a CDS encoding SDR family NAD(P)-dependent oxidoreductase, translating to MNKLALITGGSHGLGAALVDHYLAAGWTVHEFSRSGLGAAHVQADFADPDAAVATLAARFAEFASRPWDEIVLINNAGTLTPLLPLAQQHDAQITASLNVNVMTAVRVIAAFLRRFQDVAAVKTVAQISSGAALRGYGSWSLYCAGKAAVDHLLRAVAVEQAGAVHPVTCISIDPDVMDTQMQTEIRGTSVDDFPDVARFIARKQDGKLRTPESVAAYVAGVIACGPEGGARYDIEDEG from the coding sequence ATGAACAAACTCGCACTGATCACCGGCGGCTCGCACGGCCTTGGCGCCGCGCTGGTCGACCACTATCTGGCCGCCGGCTGGACCGTGCACGAGTTCTCCCGCTCCGGCCTGGGCGCTGCGCACGTGCAGGCCGACTTCGCCGATCCGGACGCGGCCGTCGCGACGCTAGCCGCGCGCTTTGCCGAATTCGCCAGCCGGCCGTGGGACGAGATCGTGCTGATCAACAATGCCGGGACGCTGACACCGCTGCTGCCGCTGGCGCAGCAGCACGACGCGCAGATCACCGCCAGCCTTAACGTCAACGTGATGACCGCGGTGCGGGTGATCGCAGCCTTCCTGCGGCGCTTTCAGGATGTGGCGGCGGTGAAGACCGTGGCGCAGATCTCGTCGGGCGCCGCGCTGCGCGGCTACGGCAGCTGGTCGCTGTACTGCGCCGGCAAGGCCGCGGTCGACCACCTGCTGCGCGCCGTCGCGGTCGAACAGGCCGGCGCTGTGCATCCGGTCACCTGCATCAGCATCGACCCGGACGTGATGGACACGCAGATGCAGACCGAAATCCGCGGCACGAGTGTCGACGACTTTCCTGACGTCGCTCGCTTCATCGCCCGCAAGCAGGACGGCAAGCTGCGTACGCCGGAATCGGTCGCGGCTTATGTGGCTGGGGTGATTGCCTGCGGGCCGGAAGGCGGGGCGAGGTATGACATCGAGGATGAAGGCTGA
- a CDS encoding IS481 family transposase: MSHRLHSNARTTPLTREEIRHSSLSQRELMLRYSVGKDTIRKWQTRDEFTDRSHRPHTLHTTLSQTQEALVLILRTTLLLPLDDLAAVAQRFINPNATRSGINRLLVREGVGNLKTLQAQLQPEEPAAPSKGFKDYAPGYFHLDIKYLPQMPDETSRSYLFVAIDRATRWVFLHIYPDQSEASSVDFLQRLYKAAPMKIEKLLTDNGSQFTDRFTSKAKTPSGRHVFDRRCAALGIEHRLIPPRTPQMNGMVERFNGRISELVKQTRFASAAELAQTLDDYRNAYNHHIPQKALGFRSPIESLKMWQTERPELFKKKIYKQAEPDM, from the coding sequence ATGAGCCACCGCCTGCACAGCAATGCCCGCACCACACCGCTCACCCGCGAGGAAATCCGCCACTCCAGCCTCTCGCAGCGCGAGCTGATGCTGCGCTACAGCGTCGGCAAGGACACCATCCGCAAATGGCAAACGCGCGACGAATTCACCGATCGGTCGCACCGCCCGCATACCCTGCACACTACCTTGTCCCAGACGCAGGAAGCGCTGGTGCTGATTCTGCGCACCACCTTGCTGCTGCCGCTCGATGACCTGGCCGCGGTGGCCCAGCGTTTCATCAACCCGAACGCCACCCGATCCGGCATCAACCGGCTGCTGGTGCGCGAAGGCGTCGGCAACCTCAAGACACTGCAGGCGCAACTGCAGCCGGAAGAACCCGCCGCGCCCTCCAAGGGCTTCAAGGACTACGCACCGGGCTACTTCCATTTGGACATCAAGTACTTGCCGCAGATGCCCGACGAAACCTCGCGCAGCTACCTGTTCGTCGCGATCGACCGGGCCACCCGCTGGGTGTTCCTGCACATCTACCCGGATCAGTCCGAAGCCAGCAGCGTCGACTTCCTGCAGCGCCTGTACAAGGCGGCGCCGATGAAAATCGAGAAACTGCTGACCGACAATGGCAGCCAATTCACCGATCGCTTCACCAGCAAAGCCAAGACCCCGAGCGGACGGCACGTGTTTGATCGCCGTTGTGCAGCCTTGGGGATCGAGCATCGGCTGATCCCGCCGCGCACGCCGCAAATGAATGGCATGGTCGAGCGTTTCAACGGCCGGATCAGCGAGCTGGTGAAGCAGACCCGCTTTGCCAGTGCAGCGGAATTGGCGCAGACGTTGGACGATTACCGGAACGCCTACAACCATCACATCCCGCAAAAAGCGCTGGGCTTCCGGTCACCGATCGAGTCGCTGAAAATGTGGCAAACAGAGCGACCGGAATTGTTCAAGAAAAAAATCTACAAACAAGCGGAACCCGACATGTAG
- a CDS encoding amidohydrolase family protein, giving the protein MEFPRRIVDMHTHLFNARYMPLASIITDAMNKKESALANRVAEFLEAITGSSYKENGLLFEDVHFLNEEAKSEYRIDQIWEIAKYELLSASGSRSAVTKGASALSDIQFSAPTFNLLRKSNISSVVDNLSDIDFVAENYVEETPASKVPIYEMQKFSRDGTFGNVLDREEQAVRKSLRAVIALMDSTAWGAPENYLEFFLTMLKSEEDMFAKLIDGYGPGLPSLQVVHFMMDMQMAYPDHKSPRYPFFPNQVEKMEQLHRNHPTQIFGFCAFDPRRPGSWKTRAEDALARGFIGFKFYPPLGYKPSGNKDKVLQSVIDEFFDFCVDGDIPVFAHCTPKGFQTRLKEGGNAHPKYWRAVLEDRRWNKLRLCLGHAGGARIENNGINSPGWMSNSDEEWRLQDNFARIVTELCTSYPNVYCEVANMSPLLNPDNVTTFVANLERARTAALSEGRPFELMDKLAYGTDWHMPDMVDNTRRYFEVLLNIMNRNEYRHYIDKFFWQNAYSFMKIPE; this is encoded by the coding sequence ATGGAATTTCCTCGCCGAATCGTGGATATGCACACCCACCTATTTAATGCGCGCTATATGCCTCTGGCTAGCATCATCACTGATGCGATGAATAAGAAAGAAAGCGCCCTTGCAAACCGCGTTGCGGAGTTTTTGGAAGCCATTACGGGATCGTCTTATAAGGAAAATGGACTGTTGTTTGAGGATGTGCATTTTTTGAACGAAGAAGCAAAAAGCGAATATCGCATCGATCAGATCTGGGAGATTGCTAAATATGAACTGCTTTCGGCATCAGGTTCAAGAAGTGCCGTCACAAAAGGAGCTAGTGCCTTAAGTGATATACAGTTCAGCGCGCCAACCTTCAATCTGCTGCGTAAAAGCAATATTTCGAGTGTCGTTGATAATCTCTCTGACATCGACTTCGTTGCCGAAAATTATGTAGAAGAGACACCGGCCTCAAAGGTGCCAATTTATGAAATGCAAAAATTTAGTCGCGACGGGACATTTGGTAATGTTCTTGATCGTGAAGAACAGGCAGTAAGAAAATCCTTGCGTGCAGTGATTGCCCTGATGGATTCAACGGCTTGGGGAGCACCAGAAAATTACTTGGAATTCTTCCTTACTATGCTCAAGTCGGAAGAGGATATGTTCGCCAAATTAATTGATGGATATGGACCTGGCTTGCCGTCGCTTCAGGTTGTCCATTTTATGATGGATATGCAAATGGCTTATCCTGATCATAAATCCCCCCGTTATCCATTTTTTCCGAATCAAGTCGAGAAAATGGAGCAGCTGCATCGTAACCATCCAACACAAATATTCGGTTTTTGTGCCTTCGATCCGCGACGGCCAGGAAGTTGGAAGACTCGCGCCGAAGACGCACTCGCAAGAGGATTCATTGGATTTAAATTTTATCCACCCCTGGGCTACAAACCTTCAGGTAACAAAGATAAGGTGCTACAGTCAGTTATTGACGAATTTTTTGATTTCTGCGTCGATGGTGATATCCCTGTGTTTGCACACTGCACGCCGAAGGGATTTCAAACTCGTTTGAAAGAGGGTGGTAACGCGCATCCGAAATATTGGAGGGCCGTTTTGGAAGACCGCAGGTGGAATAAATTAAGGCTATGCCTTGGACACGCTGGGGGAGCACGCATTGAAAATAATGGAATTAATTCGCCCGGCTGGATGTCAAATTCCGACGAGGAGTGGAGGTTGCAAGACAATTTTGCTCGGATTGTTACCGAGCTTTGCACCTCCTATCCAAATGTTTACTGCGAAGTTGCCAACATGTCACCCCTGCTAAATCCAGATAACGTGACGACTTTTGTCGCTAACTTAGAGCGAGCTAGGACTGCAGCTTTGAGTGAAGGGCGCCCGTTTGAATTAATGGACAAGTTGGCATATGGTACTGACTGGCATATGCCTGACATGGTTGATAACACCAGAAGGTATTTTGAAGTGCTTTTAAATATAATGAACAGAAATGAATATCGACATTATATCGACAAATTTTTTTGGCAGAACGCCTACAGTTTCATGAAAATTCCTGAATGA
- a CDS encoding SlyX family protein, with protein MEDRLTELEIRLALQDELLDELNRVVARQQQDLELLAQALRQVQEQQRSGPGAPRSLFDEIPPHY; from the coding sequence ATGGAAGACCGCCTCACCGAACTCGAAATCCGCCTCGCGCTGCAGGACGAACTGCTCGACGAACTCAACCGCGTCGTCGCCCGCCAGCAGCAGGATCTGGAACTCCTGGCGCAGGCGCTGCGGCAGGTGCAGGAACAGCAGCGCAGCGGCCCGGGTGCACCGCGCAGCCTGTTCGACGAAATCCCGCCGCACTACTGA
- a CDS encoding Hsp70 family protein, with protein sequence MNHSCGIDFGTSNSTAAIHTDAGARLLALEDGKVTLPSAVFFNLEDDTLAYGRAALAEYLEGYDGRLMRAMKSLLGSSLIDAGTEVGGRTLAFRELIGGFIGEVKARAQREAGREFDAVVLGRPVRFVDDNDKADAQAETTLAQIARDLGFRDVSFQFEPIAAAHDYEQRIEREELVLVVDIGGGTSDFSLIRLSPERRGRDDRSADLLGSGGVHIGGTDFDKRLSLATVMPELGLGSLLKKGAAFPSSVFFHLATWHTINFAYTRKMRQTLHALGPDVSDMTRYDRLFHVINQQSAHHLAMRVEDSKIALSELETVQMQLEEVDAALVREVSRQTFADAIADEIERVGAAAMQTLSQAGVAVADVDTLFFTGGASAVPALRAAMAGLFPAARVVEGDAYGSVGAGLAVVAQQRYG encoded by the coding sequence ATGAATCACTCCTGTGGCATCGACTTCGGTACGTCCAATTCCACCGCGGCGATTCATACCGACGCGGGCGCGCGGCTGCTGGCGCTCGAAGACGGCAAGGTCACGCTGCCGTCGGCGGTGTTCTTCAACCTTGAGGACGACACGCTGGCCTACGGCCGTGCGGCGCTGGCCGAGTATCTGGAAGGCTACGACGGGCGCTTGATGCGGGCGATGAAGAGCCTGCTCGGCTCGAGCCTGATCGACGCCGGCACCGAGGTCGGCGGCCGCACGCTGGCGTTCCGCGAGTTGATCGGCGGCTTCATCGGCGAGGTGAAAGCGCGGGCGCAGCGCGAGGCCGGCCGCGAGTTCGACGCCGTGGTGCTCGGCCGGCCGGTGCGTTTCGTCGACGACAACGACAAGGCCGATGCGCAGGCCGAGACGACGCTGGCGCAGATCGCCCGCGATCTCGGCTTCAGGGACGTCAGCTTCCAGTTCGAGCCGATTGCCGCCGCCCACGACTACGAGCAGCGCATCGAACGCGAGGAGCTGGTGCTGGTGGTCGACATCGGCGGCGGTACGTCGGACTTCTCGCTGATCCGGCTCTCGCCCGAGCGGCGCGGCAGGGACGACCGCAGTGCCGACCTGCTGGGCAGCGGCGGTGTGCACATCGGCGGCACCGATTTCGACAAGCGGCTGTCGCTGGCAACGGTGATGCCCGAACTGGGGCTGGGCAGCCTGCTCAAAAAAGGCGCGGCGTTTCCGAGCAGCGTGTTCTTCCATCTGGCGACGTGGCACACGATCAACTTCGCCTATACGCGCAAGATGCGCCAGACGTTGCACGCGCTGGGGCCGGACGTGAGCGACATGACGCGTTACGACCGGCTGTTCCACGTGATCAACCAGCAGTCGGCGCACCATCTGGCGATGCGGGTCGAGGACAGCAAGATCGCGCTGTCCGAGCTTGAGACGGTGCAGATGCAGCTGGAGGAGGTCGATGCGGCGCTGGTGCGCGAGGTGTCGCGGCAGACCTTCGCCGATGCGATTGCCGACGAGATCGAACGCGTCGGCGCCGCGGCGATGCAGACGCTGAGCCAGGCCGGTGTCGCGGTGGCCGATGTCGATACGCTGTTCTTTACCGGCGGTGCATCGGCGGTGCCGGCGTTGCGTGCGGCGATGGCGGGGCTGTTCCCGGCCGCGCGCGTGGTCGAAGGCGATGCGTATGGCAGCGTCGGCGCCGGGCTGGCAGTGGTGGCACAGCAGCGCTACGGCTGA
- a CDS encoding histidine phosphatase family protein — protein sequence MSRTIYLLRHGQTEFNTVRRLQGRCDSPLTALGREQAQAMGEALKDEIGSIDGWAMRVSPLARAQASAALVAAALGLPAAAMTTDERIIEVGFGDWEQQLREDLVTQRPELETAPDWHFHSPNGEQLADVLARIDAFLADPALPQRLIVVSHGLFGRLLRARYLGLSGDALFSGEMPQDAFFRLAGGEVTRITCAGVTA from the coding sequence ATGTCCCGCACGATCTACCTGCTCCGTCACGGCCAGACCGAATTCAACACGGTGCGCCGGCTGCAAGGCCGCTGCGATTCGCCGCTGACGGCGCTCGGCCGCGAGCAGGCGCAAGCGATGGGCGAGGCGCTGAAGGACGAGATCGGCAGCATCGACGGCTGGGCGATGCGGGTCAGTCCGCTGGCGCGGGCGCAGGCAAGTGCCGCACTCGTCGCTGCGGCGCTCGGGCTGCCGGCGGCGGCAATGACGACCGACGAGCGCATCATCGAAGTCGGCTTCGGTGACTGGGAGCAGCAGCTGCGCGAAGACCTGGTCACGCAACGGCCCGAACTCGAGACCGCGCCGGACTGGCATTTCCACTCGCCGAACGGCGAACAACTCGCCGATGTGCTTGCGCGCATCGACGCCTTCCTTGCCGATCCGGCGCTGCCGCAGCGGCTGATCGTCGTTTCGCACGGCCTGTTCGGCCGGCTGCTGCGTGCGCGCTATCTTGGCTTGAGCGGCGACGCGCTGTTCAGCGGCGAGATGCCGCAGGACGCGTTCTTCCGGCTGGCCGGGGGCGAGGTGACGCGGATCACCTGCGCCGGAGTGACGGCATGA
- a CDS encoding SAM-dependent methyltransferase, protein MTAAKAGAAAAQGGDKYEIRPDQSVELLKELHILTRDGKLNQDSRRKLKQVYHLFNFIEPLLRDVVADHPNVSLVDHGAGKSYLGFILYDLFFKANAPEGTIYGIETRQELVERSTELAARCGFPGMRFLNLSVADSVASDALPGQVDIVTALHACNTATDDAIRFALEKKASHIVLVPCCQAEVAAVLRKNKQQALKRPLAEIWRHPIHTREFGSQITNVLRCLQLEAHGYHVTVTELVGWEHSMKNELIVASYKNLPRRKPAERLDAVLTELGLEEMRERFYSA, encoded by the coding sequence ATGACGGCCGCCAAGGCCGGTGCCGCCGCGGCACAGGGTGGCGACAAGTACGAGATTCGCCCCGACCAGTCGGTCGAGCTGCTCAAGGAGCTGCACATCCTGACGCGCGACGGCAAGCTCAACCAGGACAGCCGCCGCAAGCTCAAGCAGGTCTACCACCTGTTCAACTTCATCGAACCCCTGCTCCGCGACGTGGTCGCCGATCATCCGAACGTGTCGCTGGTCGACCACGGCGCCGGCAAGTCGTACCTGGGCTTCATCCTCTACGACCTGTTCTTCAAGGCGAATGCGCCGGAAGGCACGATCTACGGCATCGAAACCCGCCAGGAACTGGTCGAGCGCTCGACCGAGCTGGCGGCGCGCTGCGGCTTTCCCGGCATGCGCTTCCTGAACCTGTCGGTGGCCGATTCGGTTGCCTCGGACGCGCTGCCCGGGCAGGTCGACATCGTCACCGCATTGCACGCGTGCAATACCGCAACCGACGATGCGATCCGCTTCGCGCTGGAGAAAAAGGCCAGCCACATCGTGCTGGTGCCCTGCTGCCAGGCCGAGGTTGCCGCGGTGCTGCGCAAGAACAAGCAGCAGGCGCTGAAGCGCCCGCTGGCCGAGATCTGGCGCCACCCGATCCACACGCGCGAGTTCGGCAGCCAGATCACCAATGTGCTGCGCTGCCTGCAGCTCGAGGCGCACGGCTACCACGTGACGGTGACCGAGCTGGTCGGCTGGGAGCATTCGATGAAGAACGAGCTGATCGTCGCCAGCTACAAGAACCTGCCGCGCCGCAAACCGGCAGAGCGGCTCGATGCGGTGCTGACCGAGCTGGGGCTGGAGGAGATGCGCGAGCGCTTCTACAGCGCCTGA
- a CDS encoding poly(3-hydroxybutyrate) depolymerase, with translation MLATDSKVVQLGRYNVQQGQSSVSGLSSGAFMTVQLHLAHSASFVGAGIIAGGPFRCAETFPGAAPVAEDAFIQNSLYICLNPLVPQTAPNAEHLAKLARQTAAAGEIDPVEHLADDKVYIFTGSKDEVVFSDTVARTKRFYELLGVRPEHIDYDDTVPAGHSIITQNPEDSPLGTNQPPYINQGDFIQSHRVLGHIHGKLNPPSERPSGRLVRFDQREFLSFLGDDDQQARRDSMSDYGYAYIPKAVEDGEPARVHIALHGCKQGYNYVEYTNGRRNTQNSPPYGNRYVTTTGYNELADSNNFIILYPQAEGTDNGYTQNPEGCWDWWGYSSASAQRPDYYSRNAIQIRAIHDMLKRLGG, from the coding sequence GTGCTTGCTACCGATTCCAAGGTCGTCCAGCTCGGACGTTACAACGTGCAGCAGGGCCAGAGCTCGGTGTCCGGGCTGTCGTCCGGCGCCTTCATGACCGTGCAGCTGCACCTGGCGCACTCGGCCAGCTTCGTCGGCGCCGGCATCATTGCCGGCGGGCCGTTCCGCTGCGCCGAGACCTTTCCCGGCGCCGCGCCGGTGGCCGAGGACGCGTTCATCCAGAACTCGCTCTACATCTGCCTGAACCCGCTGGTGCCGCAGACGGCGCCGAACGCCGAGCACCTGGCAAAGCTCGCCCGCCAGACCGCCGCCGCCGGCGAGATCGACCCGGTCGAGCATCTGGCCGACGACAAGGTCTACATCTTCACCGGCAGCAAGGACGAGGTGGTGTTTTCCGATACCGTCGCCCGTACCAAGCGCTTCTACGAGCTGCTCGGCGTCAGGCCCGAGCACATCGACTACGACGACACCGTACCGGCGGGGCATTCGATCATCACGCAGAACCCCGAGGATTCGCCGCTCGGCACCAACCAGCCGCCCTATATCAACCAGGGCGACTTCATCCAGTCGCACCGCGTCCTTGGCCACATCCACGGCAAGCTCAACCCGCCGTCCGAGCGCCCGAGCGGCAGGCTGGTGCGCTTCGATCAGCGCGAGTTCCTGAGCTTCCTCGGCGACGACGACCAGCAGGCCCGGCGCGACAGCATGAGCGACTACGGCTACGCCTACATTCCGAAAGCGGTCGAGGACGGTGAACCGGCGCGGGTGCATATCGCGCTGCACGGCTGCAAGCAGGGCTACAACTACGTCGAATACACCAATGGCCGCCGCAACACGCAGAACTCGCCGCCGTACGGCAACCGCTACGTGACGACGACCGGCTACAACGAGCTGGCCGACAGCAACAACTTCATCATCCTGTACCCGCAGGCCGAAGGCACCGACAACGGCTATACGCAGAATCCGGAAGGCTGCTGGGACTGGTGGGGCTACTCGAGCGCCAGCGCGCAGCGGCCGGACTACTACTCGCGCAACGCGATCCAGATCCGCGCGATCCATGACATGCTCAAGCGCCTCGGCGGCTGA
- a CDS encoding LysR family transcriptional regulator translates to MKRERAAAGDYLGLLDDMAVFVRVVDAGSFSAAARQLGSTPSAVSRQIARLEAALGTRLLERTTRKLRLSEPGRAVHVRAQDMVAAARAVMAVSNEFMDAPRGLVRVSMPVALGRQVVHPLMADFLARYPEVDVQLILSDRDVDPYDDDVDLMLRITDTPPPGLAARPLLRIEHVLAAAPAYLAAHGLPSHPRDLAGHSCLYLGETPDDARWQFRRDKDAASITVRGRYVANHSAIRLEGALAGLGIACLPHFTARAALADGRLVQVLPDWAFRAPAYHGTAWLLYPPKRHLAPKVRVLIDYLARHIVPA, encoded by the coding sequence ATGAAGCGAGAGCGTGCTGCAGCCGGCGACTACCTCGGCCTGCTCGACGACATGGCGGTGTTCGTCCGTGTCGTCGATGCCGGCAGCTTCTCGGCGGCGGCGCGCCAGCTCGGCAGCACGCCGTCGGCGGTGAGCCGGCAGATTGCCCGGCTCGAGGCCGCGCTCGGCACGCGGCTGCTCGAGCGCACCACGCGCAAGCTGCGGCTGAGCGAACCGGGCCGGGCCGTCCATGTACGGGCGCAGGACATGGTCGCCGCGGCCAGGGCGGTGATGGCGGTCTCGAACGAATTCATGGATGCGCCGCGCGGGCTGGTCCGCGTCAGCATGCCGGTGGCGCTGGGCCGGCAGGTCGTCCACCCGCTGATGGCGGATTTCCTCGCCCGCTACCCGGAGGTCGACGTCCAGCTGATCCTCAGCGATCGCGACGTCGATCCGTACGACGACGACGTCGACCTGATGTTGCGCATCACCGATACGCCACCGCCGGGGCTGGCGGCGCGCCCGCTGCTGCGCATCGAGCACGTGCTCGCAGCGGCACCGGCGTATCTGGCCGCGCACGGCCTGCCGTCGCATCCGCGCGACCTCGCCGGCCACAGCTGCCTTTATCTCGGCGAAACACCCGACGACGCGCGCTGGCAGTTCCGCCGTGACAAGGACGCCGCCAGCATCACCGTCCGTGGCCGCTACGTCGCCAACCACAGTGCGATCCGGCTCGAGGGCGCGCTGGCCGGTCTCGGCATCGCCTGCCTGCCGCACTTCACCGCACGCGCCGCGCTCGCCGACGGCCGGCTGGTGCAGGTGCTGCCGGACTGGGCCTTCCGCGCGCCGGCCTATCACGGCACCGCGTGGCTGCTGTATCCGCCGAAACGCCATCTCGCACCCAAGGTCCGCGTGCTGATCGACTACCTGGCCAGGCACATCGTGCCGGCATGA
- a CDS encoding DMT family transporter: MNALILRPWLADAMLLLVALLWGTSYGVAKGALAWYPVLGFLAVRFGLTFVLLLPSLRQLARPAGRGALNAGLPLGAVLLAIFICEMFGVALTSAANAALLISLCVVFTPFAEWAMLKRRPEAKAVVAALVSLAGAAMLAGNASLRFNLGDALMLAAAVLRAVNVCLIKKLTEDRPVAMLTLTAVQAGVVCAGSVAVALLVSDAGLPALPRAPAFWAAALYLVLGCTIFAFFAQNWAIRRGSPTRVSLLMGSEPVFGALFAAAWLGERLTPLAWCGAALIVGASLWATLPRRVLPAMT; encoded by the coding sequence ATGAACGCACTCATCCTCCGTCCCTGGCTGGCCGACGCCATGCTGCTGCTGGTCGCGCTGCTCTGGGGCACGAGCTACGGCGTGGCCAAGGGCGCGCTTGCCTGGTATCCGGTGCTCGGTTTTCTGGCGGTGCGTTTCGGCCTGACCTTCGTGCTGCTGCTGCCGTCGCTGCGGCAACTGGCGCGCCCGGCCGGGCGCGGCGCGCTGAACGCCGGCCTGCCGCTCGGTGCGGTGCTGCTGGCGATCTTCATCTGCGAGATGTTCGGCGTGGCGCTGACCAGCGCCGCCAACGCCGCGCTGCTGATCAGCCTGTGCGTGGTGTTCACGCCGTTTGCCGAGTGGGCGATGCTGAAGCGCCGCCCCGAGGCCAAGGCGGTCGTCGCGGCGCTGGTGTCGCTCGCCGGTGCGGCGATGCTCGCCGGCAATGCCAGCCTGCGCTTCAATCTCGGCGACGCGCTGATGCTGGCCGCCGCGGTGCTGCGGGCGGTCAACGTCTGCCTGATCAAGAAACTGACCGAAGACCGGCCGGTGGCGATGCTGACGCTGACCGCGGTCCAGGCCGGTGTCGTCTGCGCCGGCAGCGTTGCCGTCGCCTTGCTGGTGTCCGATGCCGGCCTGCCGGCCCTGCCCCGCGCGCCGGCGTTCTGGGCGGCGGCGCTGTATCTGGTGCTCGGCTGCACGATCTTCGCGTTCTTCGCGCAGAACTGGGCGATCCGCCGCGGCAGCCCGACGCGGGTATCGTTGCTGATGGGCAGCGAACCGGTCTTCGGCGCGCTGTTCGCAGCGGCCTGGCTGGGCGAGCGGCTGACACCGCTTGCGTGGTGCGGCGCGGCGCTGATCGTCGGTGCCAGCCTGTGGGCGACGCTGCCGCGGCGGGTCCTGCCCGCCATGACTTGA